CGGCGAAGAGATGGCGCCGAGCAGGCCATTCACTGCGTCACCGCAGGTCCCTCGGTATCGGAAGTAGGCGCGCAGCGCCGCCGTGACCGCGCTGGCATGCGACGCGCTGCTGACCCGCGTGAGCTCGGTTGCCATGAAGCCGCGAACGTCTTCCGGCTGCAACGCGCCGATGGCGATGGCCTTGCCCGCGACTTTGCATTGCAACAGCAGACTGATGCACGCGAGCCGATCCCCTCGGGTGCCAATCGCCAGCCCCCGGGCGTCGCGCATATGGACGTTGTAGCGGGTCAGTTCCTCCGCCACGGGACCGCTCGGCCCAGGCAACTCCACGATGACATGCTGCTCCCGCAGCAAGGCCAGCAAATGCCCGAGACTGGCGCTCACGTCGCCGCGTGTGCGCAGCGCTGCGGGATGGCAGTCGCAGCGCGGCAGATGCGAATCCAGGAACTGCCCGACGAGGGCCTCGTCGATCTGCTCGGCCGACAGCTGGCACTTCGTCATCCAGTGGGCAAAGTGCGACCAGCCACGCAAGGCCGCCACTGAGCTGCCTTCGGCATACCGACCTCGCTCCAGCAACGCCTGGAATGCATCAACGAACGAGGACAGCGGGCCGTCGAGCAGCCAAGCCCTGGCCAACGGGTGCATTGAGTGGATCAAGTCCATGGCGATCTCCAGTTGTGAGATCGCCATCCATGCGCCGGCCGCGAACTTATGTCCAGTTCAACGGCACCTCTCCTGGCAGCCCGCCCAGGAAGATCGCGGCCTGCGGCCGAATCAAGCCCCGGAACTGTGTCATGGTCTAATTTTCCCGGACACCTCGATAGGTGGAATCCACCTGGACGAGGAACATGAGCAAGAGAGAACGAAGGACATTCAACGCGGAATTCAAGCTGCAAGTGGTGCAGATGATTCGCGAGCAGGGCTTGAGCGTGGGCGACGTCTGCCGCGACATGAAGCTCGGCGAGACGGCCGTGCGGCGATGGCTGGCGCAAGCCGATGAAGAGGCTGCAGGCCGCCCCGGCATTGGCAAACCGCTCACCGCCGAGCAGCAACGCATCCGCCAGCTTGAGGCCGAGAACAAGCAACTGCGCGGCGACGTCGACATCTTAAAAAAAGCATCGGCCTTCTTTGCCCGCGAGCTTCGATGAGCTACCAGTTCGTCGAGCAACTGCACAAGAAGGCCGTCACCGTCGAGCGTCTATGCCGCGTGCTGGGCGTCAGCCGTTCGGGCTACTACGGTGCCCGTCAGCGCGCCAAGCTCGCGCCCAAGGCCTGCTTGGTCAGCACGCAATTGAAGGCCGAGTTCGCCGCCAGCGGCCGCGTCTATGGCAGCCGTCGCCTGTGCGCAGTGCTGCGCGCTCGGGGGCTGGGCATCGGGCGCCACCGGGTGCGACGTTTGATGCGCGAGAACAGGTTGCGGGCCCTGTGGCGACGCAAGTTCATGCACACCACCGACAGCGGTCATGCGCTGCCCGTCTCTGACAACCTGCTGGCACGGCGCTTCAATCCGAGCCGCCCCAACCAGGCCTGGGTGAGCGACATCACCTACATCCGCACGCGCAGCGGCTGGCTGTACCTGGCCGTGGTGCTGGACCTGTACGCCCGCAAGGTCGTGGGCTGGGCGATGGCGCCGACGATGCATGCCGAGTTGGTGTGCGCAGCGCTGCAACTGGCCATTGCGCAGCGCCAACCCGCGCCAGGGCTGATTGTTCATTCCGACCGAGGCAGCCAGTACGCCAGCGCGTTGCATCAGGCGCTGCTGGCGCGCCACGGCCTGGTCGGCAGCATGAGCCGCAAGGGCAACTGCTGGGACAACGCGGTGATGGAACGCTTCTTCCTGAGCCTCAAGACCGAGCGGGTCTGGCAGCGCGACTACGCCAACCATGCCGAGGCCATGACCGACATCGCCGACTACATCGTGGGCTTCTACAACAGCGTGCGGCTGCACTCCAAACTGGGCAACCTGCCACCCAATGCCTTCGAGCAGCAATCGGCAATCAAACAACCTATCGTGGTGTCCGAAAAAACTTGACCAGCACACTGTTCATAACTGCGTGCTGTGCATAACGCTGCACAGCAGCCCGTTCCCCTTCCTCCCTCCGGCTCCCCCTCGCTCCGCTCGGTCGGGCTGTTGCGCTGCGCGTCGAGCCTCCGGTCCATGACCAGAGTCTCGCCCCTGTCGGGCTTCCATCCCTGACGCGATCCGTCCAGGCCGGCGGTGCCGGCGGCATGTCGAACGCGGCCCGTTCCCGTGCCCGGGGACACGCGGGCCCGAACGCAAAGAGAGCCTGAGCGTCTGCGCCGCCCAGGCCGGCCCGCTGGCCGAACAGCCGGTCGGTGCGCTTCGCTTGCCTCGCGGCTGATCGACCTCCCCAGTCACCCGCCACGCCCGATGCCGGGCCGCGCGAACTCCAGCCCCAACAGCCGATCCGGCTCACGCCGGCTCGACCGCCGCGCCAGTCGCGCCCGTGCGGTCGCTTGGTGGCACGTCGGCCGCAGGGACGCCGTCGTTCGGGTCCTGGCGGGCGGCTCCGCCGTGTCCCAGGCCACGCTGCGCCGCCCGCTGATGGTGGCAGCCCTGCGCCAGACCGGCCCACCGCGCTCCCCCCACAAGCCCCCGTCCTGTGGGCGAGGGGGACTTGTGGGGGGATCTTTCAGCGGTGGGCCAGGAGACTGGCGCACCGCGTCGGCTGCTGGGGCCCTGCCCACCCCCCGCCCGCCCGTGGGCGGGAGCGAGGAAGGTCCAAGCGAGAGGATCGGTTTCCAGGGCAGCCCGGATCGGGCCCCGGCCGACGTCTCGTGCAAGGAGAAGGGTCATGGCCCACGTCCACGTCACCCAGCGTCACGCCCACCTGGCCGGCGCCGTCAAGCTCGACA
This portion of the Leptothrix cholodnii SP-6 genome encodes:
- a CDS encoding IS3 family transposase (programmed frameshift) is translated as MSKRERRTFNAEFKLQVVQMIREQGLSVGDVCRDMKLGETAVRRWLAQADEEAAGRPGIGKPLTAEQQRIRQLEAENKQLRGDVDILKKAFGLLCPRASMSYQFVEQLHKKAVTVERLCRVLGVSRSGYYGARQRAKLAPKACLVSTQLKAEFAASGRVYGSRRLCAVLRARGLGIGRHRVRRLMRENRLRALWRRKFMHTTDSGHALPVSDNLLARRFNPSRPNQAWVSDITYIRTRSGWLYLAVVLDLYARKVVGWAMAPTMHAELVCAALQLAIAQRQPAPGLIVHSDRGSQYASALHQALLARHGLVGSMSRKGNCWDNAVMERFFLSLKTERVWQRDYANHAEAMTDIADYIVGFYNSVRLHSKLGNLPPNAFEQQSAIKQPIVVSEKT
- a CDS encoding tyrosine-type recombinase/integrase, which gives rise to MDLIHSMHPLARAWLLDGPLSSFVDAFQALLERGRYAEGSSVAALRGWSHFAHWMTKCQLSAEQIDEALVGQFLDSHLPRCDCHPAALRTRGDVSASLGHLLALLREQHVIVELPGPSGPVAEELTRYNVHMRDARGLAIGTRGDRLACISLLLQCKVAGKAIAIGALQPEDVRGFMATELTRVSSASHASAVTAALRAYFRYRGTCGDAVNGLLGAISSPVRWSQASLPRALTAEEVQRLEAHCAQAKRAPLRLLAMVRLALDLGLRVGEIAKLEITDFDWRAGTVTLKRTKSQRQDVLPLPAVTGQALSEYMRHERPATTLPSLFVRRVAPHDRPIGVDTVSQAIGRALRGAGISRSCHSLRHTLACRLVNSGSSIKEVADVLRHRSLDTSLIYAKLDLQLLAEVALPWPGSAS